In Nomia melanderi isolate GNS246 chromosome 4, iyNomMela1, whole genome shotgun sequence, the following are encoded in one genomic region:
- the Pdf gene encoding pigment-dispersing factor, with protein sequence MTSTKHTIVLLVAMLVIIHEAFGVLEDTDKNILGLNLPYGGGLDNELQLARRLLLPQRFYYPKRNSELINSLLALPKNVNNAGK encoded by the exons ATGACTTCCACGAAGCACACGATCGTCCTGCTGGTCGCTATGTTGGTGATTATTCACGAGGCGTTTGGAGTACTCGAGGACACGGACAAAAACATTCTGGGGCTGAACTTACCCTACGGAGGAGGGCtg gaCAACGAACTACAGCTTGCGAGACGTTTGCTGCTGCCGCAACGTTTTTACTATCCTAAACGCAACTCCGAGCTAATCAACTCGCTCCTGGCCTTACCGAAGAACGTCAACAACGCTGGAAAATAA
- the LOC116434735 gene encoding putative chitinase 10, whose product MTVLLVLILAGLSAAGPSHRKPIHELLPPPPPWQPALNEADVELIEVTPFQRGNVESPPTIDNSLPLTHEEYGSRRYPLRDAVEALPSNAPRPQGPSSLPLQQMKQSDGRVPLRDAVEHREVPFLGSIDHESIWIEPLVPPSLTRTQRIVDPKVICHLDSSAVHRTEPFSLFPQSVPDHKCSHLVYTAATIDPEKLVVVSRDPEYDEIKGGYKAVTGHRTRDPALRVLVSIAPANRGKLFAEVVKGNCALHCERLAKSILRFLENHGFDGVEIDWESSSENANGLKSLLRALRNTLAAHRYILAVAQRPADPVDPEIVSAVDLLLFRAWRDSPLHRREKLALHPAPLNYVFRVTNKWLDRIPRDQKSKVILGLPAFGQGYTLQFGNLTDAGAPIVGPGNEDIYTKQSNGRLAYYEVCEKLENEQWISGRDEEGPYIKRGDQWVGYEDSLAVKIKVAYARSAGLGGVSVCSLDLDDFQGICGGSWPILNAATESIGFYDQTQLNKCSVDGLSGDPDNCSGFYSCHDGMKYHGTCGYGRFFDAKEGRCAKATSVVCTPGQNHRIRDKDSETDSPVQETGPQHFEISSNKGPRVVCYVTSWSLYRKGEGTFVPERIDPRLCTEVIYAFAGLNPDTLMIQTFDPWADIEHNLYERLTKIDGPKILLAIGGWTDSAGDKYSRLISSAAGRRKFVVAAVNFLRKHKFDGLSFEWNYPKCWQSDCRKGPDTDKPNFTKLVRELKHEFEQQQPRLALAVALSGYKEVIDRAYEVREISDAVDFVTVMTYDYHGAWESKTGHLSPLFGSPVDSNPFYNVNSTMEYLVQRGAKKSNLLMGIPFYGQVYRLSSEELTGLGEPATGPGASGEFTRQPGILAYYEICDRLKNKGWKHGPGPSAYHKDQWVGYEDQESVFAKGQHILQSGYGGASLWTIDLDDFSNRCCVESFHLLRTINRALGRLKGKPTEDCRRPIEPTTPHPPTLTTHSDAVEETPRPTTPMNKPSWPAWSPETTSTTQRTTWPSWSSKPSATTQGTTWPSWTPKPSKPPDSTTQSGTASQNASWTWTTSKATSEQTPVEVTEGTESPWEVSKPETPCNTGEYTADPVNCDSYFRCVLGELRREQCAPGLHWDAGRGICDWPAAAKCQTNNTASSTSKSPWITTSRITTSRITTSRSTTSRSTTSRSTTEFSSWSTSRSTTQRTTTREPIVTESSTEIPEKSCEHGRYYAYPNSCTNFLVCVNGNLVTQQCGPGLNWNNERSMCDWAFKNPCIEKPTKSAALISGGAKSTPCIPGSYTSVPGDCESYQACLWGRHEVFHCAPGLHFNKNTRICDWPARANCRIDESGEEPDQEPGNRPDDASSSASTVKPWEPSTSTTTLSPATVDPEKISPLSGYYKLVCYFTNWAWYRRGIGRYVPENIDHTLCTHIVYGFAVLDYSELTIKAHDSWADYDNNFYERVVAYKKRGLKVLLALGGWNDSAGDKYSRLVNSPAARKKFIAHAIRFLDKYDFDGLDLDWEYPVCWQVDCKKGPASDKQGFADLLEELSNELKPKGLLLSAAVSPSKKVIDEGYDVPALAKYLDWIAVMTYDFHGQWDKKTGHVAPLYYHPQDDYYYFNANYSINYWISKGAPRRNIVMGIPLYGQTFSINDLTTGTGLNVPASAGQAGEFTKAAGFLSYYEICDRVRNRGWAVVQDAEHRMGPYAYKGSQWVGFDDAEMIRRKAQFIRDMGLGGGMVWALDLDDFRGRCGQGQHPLMHSLQRMLADAPQEEEPERPPINEADLDPRPTSTPSTTTAAVAVPSSSSSTSRDHLSDDRFKVICYFTNWAWYRQEGGKFLPEDVDTDLCTHVLYGFAVLDGSQLIIKSHDPWADIDNKFYERVVALKAKGVKVLVAIGGWNDSAGDKYSRLVNSPSARRRFVENVLAFIDKYEFDGLDLDWEYPVCWQVDCRKGPASDKEGFASLVRELSEAFRPKGLLLSAAVSPSKRVIDEGYDVPTLAKYMDWISVMTYDYHGQWDKKTGHVAPLYRLPNDWEPSFNANFSIHYWMEKGAPPEKLIMGAPLYGQSFSLAERSHRGLNAPTYGGGEAGEATRARGFLSYYEICERTLTKGWTVVQDKERRIGPYAYKGDQWVSFDDARQIKLKSELIRDLGLAGGMVWALDLDDFKNRCGCEPSPLLRTMNRVLRDYPKGPLCPVTTDPTTIDAGESVEESTTASQPTWGWEPASTSTTTTTTTTTTTTMRTTTLSTEDVDDAVEIEVDERPAISPPEDCHGRLFIPHSKDCSKYYLCNFGRLTEHSCPSGLYWNEDRCDWPENTKCADTQRQRNEFLTLRKTQKDEKKVVCYLMRWALKRTGRGEFSPEDIEPGLCTHVVYGLFSLHPERLTIQNVQGSLQKKFLDRLMNMKKTTGLQVLLGLGGWSESKDGKYSSLAHSSTEREKFARHAARYLEANGFDGLNLVWEYPLCWQVDCSRGPSSDRKDFTLLLKELNAAFEPKGLLLSAAVSAGKQVIDVAYDAPALVEHLDWIGVMSYDYHGPWEPKTGHTAPLYRDPEDRMHQANVNFSIAYWIQQGVPASKLVMGVPSYGQSYTLAESPAAGEEQPGLNAAASGPGQPGEFTKSAGILAYFEICEDTMNRGWSAVKDPTGFAGPYATKGNQWVSYDDASIVLRKAELANELHLGGVMLWSLDMDDFGNKCGCGRYPLLTALSLKVGGKRQPKINCT is encoded by the exons ATGACGGTCCTGCTCGTGCTGATCCTGGCAGGCCTGTCGGCCGCAGGACCATCTCACCGGAAGCCGATCCACGAGCTgttgccgccaccgccgccgtgGCAGCCGGCCCTGAACGAGGCGGACGTCGAGTTAATCGAGGTGACGCCGTTTCAAAGGGGCAACGTCGAGAGTCCGCCGACGATCGACAACTCTTTACCCCTCACCCACGAGGAATACGGCTCGAGGAGATACCCGCTGCGCGACGCGGTCGAGGCTCTGCCTTCCAACGCGCCGCGTCCTCAGGGGCCCAGCAGCCTTCCGCTCCAGCAAATGAAACA GTCCGACGGGAGGGTGCCCTTAAGGGACGCCGTGGAGCATCGCGAGGTTCCCTTTCTCGGAAGCATCGATCACGAGTCGATTTGGATCGAGCCTCTCGTGCCGCCGTCCCTGACGAGGACACAGCGAATCGTTGACCCGAAAGTGATCTGCCATTTAGATTCCAGCGCTGTCCACAGAACGGAACCGTTCTCCTTGTTTCCGCAGTCTGTCCCGGATCACAAGTGTTCCCATTTGGTGTACACTGCGGCCACCATAG ACCCCGAGAAGCTGGTGGTGGTGTCGAGAGACCCCGAGTACGACGAGATCAAAG GTGGATACAAAGCTGTAACGGGACATCGGACGCGGGACCCGGCGCTGCGAGTCCTCGTTTCGATAGCACCGGCAAACAGAGGAAAACTGTTCGCCGAGGTGGTGAAGGGCAACTGCGCGCTGCACTGCGAGAGGCTCGCCAAATCCATTCTGCGGTTCCTCGAGAACCACGGCTTCGACGGTGTGGAGATCGACTGGGAAAGCTCCTCGGAGAATGCGAACGGTCTCAAGTCGCTTCTGAGAGCTCTCAGAAACACCCTTGCCGCCCACCGGTACATCCTAGCGGTGGCGCAGAGGCCGGCGGATCCGGTGGACCCGGAGATCGTCTCTGCCGTCGATCTGCTTCTTTTCAGAGCTTGGCGGGACAGTCCACTCCACCGCAGGGAGAAATTGGCCCTTCATCCGGCCCCGTTGAATTACGTGTTCCGTGTGACGAACAAATGGCTCGATCGTATACCGCGCGATCAGAAATCCAAGGTGATCCTGGGCCTGCCCGCGTTCGGGCAAGGGTACACCCTTCAATTCGGGAACCTGACCGACGCCGGCGCACCGATCGTCGGCCCCGGGAACGAGGATATCTATACCAAGCAGTCGAACGGAAGACTCGCCTATTACGAA GTCTGCGAGAAATTGGAGAACGAGCAATGGATCTCCGGAAGGGACGAGGAAGGACCTTACATAAAGCGTGGAGATCAGTGGGTAGGCTACGAGGATTCTCTGGCGGTCAAGATTAAAGTTGCTTACGCGCGATCGGCTGGGCTCGGCGGAGTTTCCGTGTGCTCCCTGGATCTCGACGATTTCCAG GGTATATGCGGAGGATCGTGGCCCATTCTGAACGCTGCCACCGAATCTATAGGGTTTTACGACCAGACACAGCTGAACAAGTGTTCCGTCGACGGCCTCTCCGGCGACCCCGACAACTGTTCCGGATTCTATTCTTGTCACGATG GTATGAAATACCACGGCACTTGTGGATACGGGAGATTCTTCGACGCCAAGGAGGGTCGATGCGCGAAAGCGACTTCAGTGGTCTGTACACCTGGCCAGAACCATCGGATTCGGGACAAGGATTCCGAAACGGACTCGCCGGTTCAGGAAACAGGGCCGCAGCATTTCGAGATATCGAGCAACAAAGGGCCGCGAGTAGTCTGCTACGTAACCTCTTGGTCCCTGTACCGCAAAGGGGAAGGAACGTTCGTTCCGGAGCGCATAGACCCGCGTCTCTGCACCGAAGTGATCTACGCTTTTGCCGGACTGAATCCGGACACTCTGATGATTCAGACGTTCGATCCTTGGGCGGACATAGAACACA ATCTCTACGAACGACTGACGAAGATCGACGGACCGAAAATACTGCTGGCAATCGGCGGGTGGACGGACAGCGCTGGCGACAAATATTCCCGGCTGATAAGCAGCGCGGCCGGTCGCCGCAAGTTCGTCGTCGCGGCGGTGAACTTTCTGCGCAAACACAAGTTCGACGGCCTCTCGTTCGAGTGGAACTACCCGAAGTGCTGGCAGAGCGACTGCAGGAAAGGGCCGGACACCGACAAGCCGAATTTCACCAAGCTCGTTCGCGAGCTGAAGCACGAGTTCGAGCAGCAGCAGCCCAGACTCGCGTTGGCCGTTGCTCTGTCCGGGTACAAGGAGGTGATCGACAGGGCGTACGAGGTGCGGGAGATCTCCGACGCCGTGGACTTCGTCACGGTGATGACCTACGACTATCACGGCGCTTGGGAGTCGAAGACGGGACACTTGTCCCCCCTGTTCGGCAGCCCCGTCGACAGCAATCCTTTCTACAATGTC AATTCCACGATGGAGTATCTGGTCCAGCGAGGCGCGAAGAAGTCGAACCTTCTGATGGGCATACCGTTCTACGGTCAAGTTTATCGGCTGTCCAGCGAGGAATTAACCGGTCTGGGCGAACCCGCCACGGGACCCGGAGCCTCCGGAGAATTCACCAGGCAGCCCGGTATACTGGCGTACTACGAGATCTGCGACAGACTGAAGAACAAGGGATGGAAACACGGGCCGGGGCCCAGCGCCTATCACAAGGACCAGTGGGTCGGCTACGAGGACCAAGAGAGCGTGTTCGCCAAGGGACAGCACATCCTGCAGAGCGGCTACGGCGGCGCCAGCCTCTGGACCATCGACTTGGACGACTTCTCGAACCGTTGCTGCGTCGAATCGTTCCACCTGTTGAGAACCATCAATCGGGCGTTGG GACGTCTCAAGGGTAAACCTACGGAGGACTGCCGACGACCGATCGAGCCGACCACGCCGCACCCTCCGACCCTGACCACTCACAGCGACGCCGTGGAAGAGACTCCGCGACCGACGACGCCGATGAACAAGCCGAGCTGGCCCGCTTGGTCGCCGGAGACGACCTCGACTACCCAACGAACCACCTGGCCGAGCTGGTCCTCCAAACCCAGCGCAACTACTCAAGGTACCACCTGGCCATCCTGGACTCCGAAACCGAGCAAACCACCGGACTCCACCACTCAGAGCGGTACAGCTTCGCAGAACGCGTCTTGGACGTGGACCACCAGCAA agcAACCAGCGAACAGACGCCAGTGGAAGTCACGGAGGGCACGGAGTCACCGTGGGAGGTGTCCAAGCCTGAAACACCGTGCAACACCGGAGAATACACCGCGGATCCCGTCAACTGCGACAGCTACTTTAGATGCGTGCTCGGGGAGTTGCGACGCGAACAATGCGCTCCCGGGCTGCACTGGGACGCCGGCCGAGGAATCTGCGACTGGCCGGCGGCGGCGAAATGTCAAACGAATAATACCG CCTCTTCGACTTCAAAGTCGCCATGGATCACCACGTCGAGGATCACCACGTCGAGGATCACCACGTCGAGGAGCACCACGTCGAGGAGCACCACGTCGAGGAGCACCACCGAATTTTCATCTTGGTCCACTTCGAGGAGCACCACCCAGCGAACCACCACGCGAGAACCAATCGTCACGGAGAGTTCGACCGAAATCCCCGAGAAGAGCTGCGAGCACGGCCGGTATTACGCGTATCCGAATTCCTGCACGAATTTCCTGGTCTGCGTGAACGGGAACCTCGTGACGCAACAGTGCGGTCCAGGCTTGAACTGGAACAACGAGAGGAGTATGTGCGACTGGGCGTTCAAGAATCCTTGCATCGAGAAACCGACAAAGAGCGCCGCGTTGATCTCCGGTGGCGCTAAATCGACC CCGTGCATTCCGGGCAGCTACACCAGTGTACCGGGGGACTGCGAAAGCTACCAGGCTTGCCTGTGGGGTCGCCACGAAGTCTTTCATTGCGCTCCGGGTCTGCACTTCAACAAGAATACTCGGATATGCGACTGGCCTGCTCGAGCCAACTGTCGGATCGACGAGTCCGGGGAAGAACCCGACCAGGAACCCGGTAACAGGCCGGACGACGCGTCCAGCTCCGCGAGTACGGTGAAACCTTGGGAACCTAGCACCTCCACGACCACTCTGTCCCCTGCAACGGTGGACCCTGAGAAAATCTCGCCGCTCTCCGGATACTACAAA CTCGTCTGCTACTTCACGAACTGGGCCTGGTACAGGAGAGGCATCGGCCGCTACGTCCCCGAAAACATCGACCACACGCTCTGCACGCACATCGTCTACGGATTCGCCGTACTCGACTACTCGGAGCTCACTATCAAAGCCCACGATTCATGGGCCGACTACGATAACA ATTTCTACGAGCGCGTGGTCGCTTACAAGAAACGAGGGCTGAAGGTGCTGCTCGCGCTAGGCGGATGGAACGATTCCGCCGGCGACAAGTACAGCCGTCTGGTGAACAGTCCAGCCGCCAGGAAGAAGTTCATCGCCCACGCTATCCGGTTCCTCGATAAGTACGACTTCGACGGGCTAGACTTGGACTGGGAGTATCCGGTTTGCTGGCAA GTCGACTGCAAGAAGGGTCCAGCCTCCGATAAGCAGGGATTCGCGGACTTGCTGGAGGAACTGAGCAACGAGCTGAAGCCGAAAGGGCTGCTGCTCTCCGCCGCCGTTTCGCCGAGCAAGAAGGTGATCGACGAAGGCTACGACGTGCCGGCGCTGGCCAAGTACTTGGACTGGATCGCCGTGATGACCTACGATTTCCACGGTCAATGGGACAAGAAAACCGGCCACGTGGCACCGCTTTACTATCACCCGCAGGACGATTACTACTACTTCAACGCGAATTACTCGATCAACTATTGGATTTCGAAGGGCGCGCCTCGTCGTAACATCGTCATGG GAATACCGCTGTACGGGCAGACGTTCTCCATCAACGATCTCACCACGGGGACGGGACTGAACGTTCCCGCGAGCGCCGGCCAAGCGGGAGAATTCACCAAAGCGGCCGGCTTCTTGTCGTACTACGAGATCTGCGACAGAGTACGAAATCGCGGGTGGGCCGTTGTCCAAGACGCGGAGCACAGAATGGGCCCGTACGCTTACAAGGGCAGCCAATGGGTCGGCTTCGACGACGCGGAGATGATCCGACGAAAGGCGCAGTTCATCAGGGACATGGGTCTAGGCGGTGGGATGGTTTGGGCCCTGGATCTCGACGATTTTCGAGGCCGCTGCGGTCAAGGACAGCATCCGCTGATGCACTCTCTTCAGAGAATGTTGGCCGACGCTCCCCAGGAGGAAGAAC CGGAGAGACCTCCGATAAACGAAGCAGACTTGGACCCCAGGCCAACGTCGACGCCGTCCACTACCACTGCGGCCGTCGCAGTcccgtcgtcgtcctcgtcgacGTCGAGGGATCACCTGTCGGACGATCGGTTCAAAGTGATCTGTTACTTCACGAATTGGGCGTGGTACCGACAAGAAGGTGGGAAATTCCTGCCGGAAGACGTGGACACGGATCTGTGCACCCACGTTCTTTACGGTTTCGCTGTTCTCGACGGGTCGCAACTAATAATCAAGTCGCACGACCCGTGGGCCGACATAGACAACA AGTTCTACGAGAGGGTGGTAGCGTTGAAGGCGAAAGGGGTGAAGGTGTTGGTCGCCATCGGTGGCTGGAACGACTCGGCGGGCGACAAGTACAGTCGTCTGGTGAATTCGCCGTCCGCCAGGCGTCGATTCGTAGAGAACGTTCTAGCGTTCATCGATAAGTACGAGTTCGACGGGTTGGACTTGGATTGGGAGTATCCCGTGTGCTGGCAG GTGGACTGCAGAAAGGGACCAGCTTCGGACAAGGAGGGGTTCGCCAGTTTGGTCAGAGAGCTGAGCGAAGCGTTCCGGCCGAAAGGGTTGCTGTTGTCCGCGGCAGTTTCGCCGAGCAAGCGCGTCATCGACGAGGGCTACGACGTGCCCACCTTGGCGAAGTACATGGATTGGATATCCGTGATGACGTACGATTATCACGGTCAATGGGACAAGAAAACTGGTCACGTGGCACCTCTGTACCGACTGCCCAACGATTGGGAGCCGTCCTTTAACGCG AACTTTTCGATTCACTACTGGATGGAGAAAGGCGCTCCACCGGAGAAACTGATTATGGGCGCTCCTCTGTACGGTCAATCGTTCTCCCTGGCCGAGAGAAGTCACAGAGGCTTGAACGCTCCGACTTACGGCGGCGGCGAGGCTGGCGAGGCGACGAGAGCCAGGGGTTTCTTGTCCTATTACGAG ATTTGCGAGAGGACCCTGACGAAGGGCTGGACCGTGGTCCAGGACAAGGAGAGGCGAATCGGTCCGTACGCGTACAAGGGCGATCAGTGGGTCAGTTTCGACGACGCGAGGCAGATCAAGCTGAAATCGGAGTTGATACGAGACCTGGGCCTAGCCGGCGGTATGGTATGGGCTCTCGACTTGGACGACTTTAAGAACAGATGCGGCTGCGAGCCGAGCCCCCTTCTCCGGACAATGAACCGAGTGCTCAGAGACTATCCGAAAGGGCCGCTGTGTCCGGTCACCACTG ACCCGACGACGATCGACGCGGGTGAATCGGTCGAGGAGTCAACGACTGCTAGCCAGCCAACCTGGGGATGGGAACCCGCGTCGacatcgacgacgacgacgacgacgacgacgacgacgacgacgatgagaACGACAACCCTCTCCACCGAGGACGTCGACGACGCCGTGGAAATAGAAGTGGACGAACGACCGGCGATTTCACCGCCCGAGGACTGCCATGGCCGATTGTTCATCCCGCATAGCAAAGATTGCAGCAAGTACTACTTGTGTAATTTCGGCAGACTGACCGAGCACTCGTGCCCTTCCGGCCTCTACTGGAACGAGGATCGCTGCGACTGGCCAGAGAACACCAAGTGCGCGGACACCCAGCGGCAG AGAAACGAGTTTCTGACCTTGAGGAAAACCCAGAAGGACGAGAAGAAGGTGGTCTGTTACCTGATGAGATGGGCTCTCAAGCGAACGGGAAGGGGAGAGTTCTCGCCGGAGGACATCGAACCCGGTTTATGCACGCACGTCGTTTACGGCCTGTTCTCGCTCCACCCGGAACGGTTGACGATACAGAACgtccagggcagcctgcagaagAAGTTTCTCGACAGACTGATGAACATGAAGAAAACAACCGGGCTGCAGGTTCTGCTAGGCTTGGGAGGCTGGAGCGAATCCAAGGACGGGAAGTACAGCTCACTGGCGCACAGCTCGACGGAGCGAGAGAAGTTCGCGCGACACGCGGCCCGGTACCTGGAGGCGAACGGATTCGACGGCCTCAATCTTGTCTGGGAGTACCCTTTGTGCTGGCAG GTCGACTGCAGTCGCGGTCCGTCCAGCGATCGCAAAGATTTCACTCTGTTGCTGAAGGAATTAAACGCGGCGTTCGAACCGAAAGGTTTGCTCCTCTCAGCGGCCGTTTCCGCGGGTAAACAGGTGATCGACGTCGCCTACGACGCGCCAGCCTTGGTCGAGCACCTCGACTGGATCGGCGTGATGAGCTACGATTACCACGGCCCCTGGGAGCCTAAAACCGGCCACACCGCGCCACTCTATCGTGATCCGGAGGATCGAATGCATCAGGCGAACGTGAACTTTTCAATCGCCTATTGGATCCAGCAGGGTGTACCGGCCAGCAAACTCGTGATGGGCGTGCCGAGCTACGGTCAGAGTTACACGTTGGCCGAGAGCCCGGCAGCCGGCGAAGAGCAGCCGGGTCTGAACGCGGCGGCGTCTGGTCCCGGCCAGCCCGGCGAATTCACCAAATCGGCCGGTATTCTTGCCTACTTTGAG ATATGCGAGGACACGATGAACAGGGGATGGTCCGCGGTTAAGGACCCGACGGGGTTCGCAGGCCCGTACGCGACGAAGGGGAACCAATGGGTCAGTTACGACGACGCGTCCATCGTGCTGCGAAAG GCCGAGCTGGCCAACGAACTGCACCTGGGTGGAGTGATGCTGTGGTCATTGGACATGGACGACTTCGGCAACAAGTGCGGCTGCGGCAGATACCCTTTGCTGACGGCGTTGAGCCTGAAGGTCGGAGGAAAGCGGCAGCCCAAAATCAACTGCACTTGA